ATGCTTCCGAGATGTTTCCGACATTGGCACAAACATGGACACAAAGCAATCTGACCCTGAGCAACATCGTTGCCCTATTTTCAGCAATGGTGGTTCTGGCAGCCATTCCCAGCATCAGCGTCCTCACAGTCTCCACGCGGGCGGCCAGCCTTGGGTTTCTGCATGGCGTGTTGACGGCGGCGGGCATCGTGGTGGGTGATCTCCTGTTTATTGCGATCGCCCTTTGGGGACTCTCATTTCTATCCAGCGCCTTGGGCAGCCTGGTGTTTCTGATCAAATACCTGGGCGGAGCCTATCTAATCTGGCTGGGCCTTCGGCTATTTCGCGCCAGAGAGCAACCTGTGGAAGCGCAGTCCATCTCTCACTCATCAAGAGTCTCCAGTTTTCTAACCGGGCTGCTGATTACCCTGGCCGATCAAAAGGCAACACTGTTTTACCTCGGCTTTTTCCCTGCGTTTCTGGATATGTCTCAGGTGTCCTATGTCGATGCAGGCGTGATTATGCTGGTGGCGATCGCCGCTGTCGGGGGTGTAAAGGTCATCTACGCGCTGCTGGCAGACCAAACCCGGTTCCTCCTGGGCGGGGGGCTCAGCACTCGGCTGAATGCGATCGCCGGTGGTGTGATGGTGGCAGTTGGGCTATTGCTGATTCTCACTGCGGCATAAGGCGACCGTCACGCTGCGGCCAGCGCCTTTTGCAGCAGCGCCTCCAGTTGCGCCACGCCGGCCCGGGGCGAGAGGCGGGGCAGCGGAATCAGGGCGGGCGGGGAATCGGGGCGATCGCGCTGCCAAATTAGTACCGGAATCTCATATTGATAGGCCTGAAACCAGTCGTCGCGAGTGGTGATGTCGCGAATTTCCAGATCGATAGAAACGCTTTGCACCTGCGTCAGCTTTTCTTGAAGCCCCTCGCACAAGTGGCATCCGGGCTTGCTGTAGAGAATGAGCTTCATCATAAACCCCTGATTCTTCTCAATCCCCATTTCCCCATCGGCTTATGCGCCTTTTATCGTAAAATATACTCATTGAGATTTTCCCAACTGGCAACCTCAACCCTTAAACACGCATTATGACTCAATCCGTAGACGCTCCGGCGCAGACGCAGCCGTTCGACCTAGACGCGCTCAATCAGCAGTTTGACACCGCTCATCCCAAAGACATCCTCGCCTGGAGCGTGGAAAACATCCCCACCGGCCTCGTGCAAACCAGCGCTTTTAACGTAGATGACCTGGTGCTAACAGATATTCTCTACAAGCAAATCAAGCCTGCTCAGCCCGTTCCTGTGCTGTTTTTGGACACGCTTCACCACTTTCCTCAAACGCTGGAACTGGTTGCCAAAGCCAAAGATTTGTACGCCCTCAACCTCCAGGTCTACAAAATTCAGGACGTAGACACCCGCGAAGCCTTTGCCGCAAAGTACGGCAAGGCGCTGTGGGATAGCGACATCCTCAGGTTTCACGACCTGACCAAAATCGAGCCACTCCAGCGCGGACTGAGCGAACTCAACACCGTCGCCTGGATCACCGGCCGCCGCCGCGACCAGGCCAGCACCCGCGCCGATATGCCCGTGTTTGAGCTGGATAAGCAGGGCCGCCTCAAGATCAACCCCCTAGCGTCGTGGACACGCAAAGATAGCTGGGCCTACGTCGCGGAACACAGCATGATTTACAACCCGCTGCACGATCAGGGGTATCCCAGCATTGGCGACGAGCCAATCACCACCCCCGTCGGCGAAGGCGAAGACGAGCGGGCTGGTCGCTGGCGCGGTACGGGCAAAACCGAGTGCGGCATTCACATCTAGGGTTTCATATCTCGGCTCAAGTCTGGGTTCAACAAACTTTTCCCGTTCGCTACGGTGTAGAGGCGTGCAGTTGTGCGCCTCTTTTTCGTTTCTGTTTTCATCCCTGCCGAGCCTCCCTGCTTATGACGCTGATTACCGTTCGCCCTGAAGGACTCTATTGCGAAGCGGGCGACTTTTTTATCGACCCGTGGCGACCAGTAGACACAGCACTGATTACCCACGCCCATTCCGATCATGCGCGATCGGGGTCAGCCCGATACATTGCAACCGATGTGTCCGCAGGCGTGTTGAAAAAGCGGCTGGGCGAGAGCATTCAGCTTCAGGGCGTGGCCTACGGTGAGCCGCTAAAACTGGGGGAAACTTGGGTGTCATTTCATGCGGCGGGGCATGTGCTGGGTTCAGCGCAGATCCGCGTGGAGCATCAGGGTGAAGTGTGGGTCGTTTCGGGCGACTATAAGCGTGATGCAGACCCGACCTGTGCGCCGTTTGAGGTGGTGGAGTGCGATCGCTTTATTACCGAAGCAACCTTTGGGTTGCCAATTTACAACTGGCAAAGCGGAGCAGAGGTGTGCAGGCAAGTTTACGACTGGTGGCAAAGCGACTTGGAACGTCCCTCGCTTCTGTTTTGCTATGCCTTTGGCAAAGCACAGCGAATTCTGAGTGAACTGCGAAATTTCTGCGATCGCCCTGTCTATGTACACGGTGCCATTCACGCACTGACGGAGATTTATCGCAGCCTCGGAATTCCAATGGTGCAAACGATTCCCACCTCCGAGATGCCCCGCAGCTACAAGTTTCAGGGTGACTTGGTGCTGTCGCCGCCGTCGGGCCATCGCTCAAGCTGGATGAAGCGGTTTCAGCATCCGCAGACTGCCTTTGCGTCTGGCTGGATGGCGGTGCGCGGCGCACGACGC
The Thermoleptolyngbya sichuanensis A183 DNA segment above includes these coding regions:
- a CDS encoding LysE family translocator gives rise to the protein MFPTLAQTWTQSNLTLSNIVALFSAMVVLAAIPSISVLTVSTRAASLGFLHGVLTAAGIVVGDLLFIAIALWGLSFLSSALGSLVFLIKYLGGAYLIWLGLRLFRAREQPVEAQSISHSSRVSSFLTGLLITLADQKATLFYLGFFPAFLDMSQVSYVDAGVIMLVAIAAVGGVKVIYALLADQTRFLLGGGLSTRLNAIAGGVMVAVGLLLILTAA
- the cysH gene encoding phosphoadenosine phosphosulfate reductase, whose product is MTQSVDAPAQTQPFDLDALNQQFDTAHPKDILAWSVENIPTGLVQTSAFNVDDLVLTDILYKQIKPAQPVPVLFLDTLHHFPQTLELVAKAKDLYALNLQVYKIQDVDTREAFAAKYGKALWDSDILRFHDLTKIEPLQRGLSELNTVAWITGRRRDQASTRADMPVFELDKQGRLKINPLASWTRKDSWAYVAEHSMIYNPLHDQGYPSIGDEPITTPVGEGEDERAGRWRGTGKTECGIHI
- a CDS encoding ligase-associated DNA damage response exonuclease encodes the protein MTLITVRPEGLYCEAGDFFIDPWRPVDTALITHAHSDHARSGSARYIATDVSAGVLKKRLGESIQLQGVAYGEPLKLGETWVSFHAAGHVLGSAQIRVEHQGEVWVVSGDYKRDADPTCAPFEVVECDRFITEATFGLPIYNWQSGAEVCRQVYDWWQSDLERPSLLFCYAFGKAQRILSELRNFCDRPVYVHGAIHALTEIYRSLGIPMVQTIPTSEMPRSYKFQGDLVLSPPSGHRSSWMKRFQHPQTAFASGWMAVRGARRRRGYERGFVLSDHADWNGLVNTVRQTKAKTVYVTHGQTDVLSRYLKEEQNVDAMPLKTLFEGEGDI
- a CDS encoding glutaredoxin family protein translates to MKLILYSKPGCHLCEGLQEKLTQVQSVSIDLEIRDITTRDDWFQAYQYEIPVLIWQRDRPDSPPALIPLPRLSPRAGVAQLEALLQKALAAA